From Streptomyces sp. SAI-135:
CCGCCGGGGAGGGGGCCCGGCCCAGGACCAGGTCGGCGGAGCCGCGCACGAAGGCGGCGGGGGTGCCGAGGTCCAGCCAGTACGTCGAGTCGACCATGCCCTGGAGGTGGGCGCCGGCCGACAGGAGTTCGGGGAAGGTCTCGCGTTCGACCGAGACCGGGCGGCCCTGCGGGATCGTGTCGATGACCGAGCGGCGGAAGACGTACGCCCCCGCGTTGATCTGGTCGGTGACGATCTCCTCGGGGGTCTGGGGTTTCTCCAGGAAGGCGAGGACCCGGCCGGTCCCGTCGGTGGGGACCAGGCCGTAGGCCCGGGGGTCGGTGACCTTGGTGAGGTGGAGGGAGACGTCGGCGTGCGTGGTCTCGTGGGTGCGGACCAGGGCCCTGATGTCGAGGCCCGTCAGGATGTCGCCGTTGAAGATCAGGACCGGGTCGTCGGGGGCGGAGTGCAGCCGGGAGGCCACGTTGCGGATCGCGCCGCCCGTGCCGAGGGGCTCCTCCTCGGTGACGTACTCGAGGTGGAGCCCCAGGGACGAACCGTCGCCGAAGTGCGGTTCGAAGACCTCCGCGAGGTAGCTCGTGGCGAGGACGATGTGGTCGACGCCCGCCGCTCTGGCTCTGGCCAGCTGATGGGTGAGGAAGGGGACGCCGGCCGCGCGGACCATGGGCTTGGGGGTGTGGACCGTGAGGGGTCGCAGCCTCGTGCCCTTGCCGCCGACCAGGAGGATCGCTTCTGTCACCTGTCGTCTCCGCTTCCTGCCGGGACCGGCCCGAACTGTCTTTCGACCGGCCAGTGTATGCAGACCGTTGTGCGGCACCTTCGGCGGCCGTGCGGCATTCGCGCCTGCCCCCCGACGGCGGTGAAACGGGTGGTACGAAGTCCCCGGCTACTGCTCTCCCGGGTACTGCTCTCCCCGGTACTCCCCTCGGTCCTCAGCGACCGTCAGCGGCCCTGGAGACGGGCGGCTGTCGTACGGGTGGATCCGAGTTTGCGGTAGAGCTGCCGTCCGGGGCATTCCGTGGCGAAGCCGTCCCGGTGGCCGGAGATCACGTTCAGCCGTACCTTCCTACCCTTCGGATAGAGGTTGCCACCGCCCGACTTCAGATACGTCTTCCCCTTGGGGTTGGCGCCGTGGAGCCCGAGTTTCCACGCGGCGATCCGTGCGACGGCCTTCGTCACGGCGGCGGGCGGCTTCTTGGAGCCGTAGCTGCCGAGGACGGCGATGCCCATGCTGTTGGAGTTGAAGCCGAGGGTGTGGGCGCCGAGGACCGGCTTCGCCACCCCGCCCGCCCGGCCCTCGTAGATGTTTCCGCACTTGTCGACGAGGAAGTTGTAGCCGATGTCCCGCCAGCCCATGCTCTTGACGTGGTACCGGTAGATACCACGGATGAGCGAGGGCACCTGCGTACAGCGGTACCCGTTGCCGGACGCCGTGTGGTGGACGAAGGCCGCCTTGACCTTCTTCGTGTAGACGAACTTCCGCTCGCGCAGCCCCTCGTCGGCGCCCCAGCCGCGCCGGGTGACGATGCGCGGGCGCGGTCCGATGTACGGCTTCGCGCGTTGCCGGTCCGTCAACTGCCCCGCACGCAGGGCGAACAGCTCCTGTTCGGTCTGCTGCCGGTCCAGCGCCGGGATCTCGGTGGCGTCGAGGTCGGCGAGATCGGCGTTGGCGGCGGCCGCGTCCATCCCGGCGAGGTCGGCGGCGGGTTCGGCGGTGGGCGCGGAGCGGGGTGCGACGGCGTTCCGGGGCGCACTCGCCGCGCTCCCCTGCCGGGCGGGCGCCGGCGCGCTCTCCCCCGGGTCCACGAGTTCCAGACGCAGCCCCGTCGGAAGCGGGGCGGTCATGGTCGCCGTACGGGAGCCGCGGGCCGTGTCCTCGGTCCTGCGGTCGGCCTCGGCGCGGACGCGTACCTCCACCCCGTCGGAGTCGCCCACCCACAGCGGTGCCGTGGCGCCGTGGACGCGGCCGGAGGTGCGTTCGGCGGTGCCGGGGTCGGCGGCGTCGTCGTTGTGGGTCTCCAGGTCCTGCCAGCTTGACCAGGTGTCGGCGCCGACCGCGCGGGTGCGGACCTGGACGCGGCCGTGCAGCACGGTGTCCGGGTCGTCCCAGATCACGCCCACGAGGGAGAAGCGCCGTACGTCCCGGCGGGGCAGGCCCTGTTCGGCGACCGGGGCGAGGGTGCGGTCGCGGGAGGCGAGGGGCGCGAGGGGCAGCGACTGGGTGCCCCCGAGGACTTCCGCGCCCGGCGCCGGTCTCACGGCAGCCGGGCCGGCGGCCGCCGGGGCTGCCGGAGACGCCGGAGACGCCGGTCTCGCCGCGAGCGCGGGTGAGGTGAGGGGAAGGGCGAGGGCGGCCGCGCAGGTGACGCCGACCGCGGAAGCAAGGAGTCCACGCATGCTCCCGATCCTGGACATAGTCATATAAATCTGTCCATCGGGGAACTGACGGGCCGTCGGGTGCCGTTGCGCCGAACCGGTGGCCCCGCGCGGAGGTGCCGGGCCGCGCGCCCGCGTACGCTTTCGCGGGTGAACGCCACTGATCGCACCCCTGCCGACCTGCTGCGTTCCGCGCTCGCCGCGGATCCCGGACGCCCCCTGGTGACCTTCTACGACGATGCCACGGGCGAACGTGTCGAATTGTCCGTGGCCACCTTCGCCAATTGGGTGGCCAAGACCTCGAACCTCCTCCAGGGCGACCTCGCCGTGGCGCCCGGTGACCGGGTGACGCTGCTGCTGCCCGCGCACTGGCAGACGGCGGTGTGGCTGCTGGCGTGCGCGTCGGTGGGGGTGGTCGCGGACATGGGCGGCGATCCGGCCGCGGCCGACGTGGTCGTGAGCGGGCCGGACACGCTGGAGGCCGCTCGGGCGTGCTCCGGGGAGCGGGTGGCGCTGGCGCTGCGGCCGCTGGGCGGGCGGTTCCCGCAGCCGCCGCAGGGGTTCGTCGACTACGCCGTGGAGGTGCCGGGTCAGGGGGACCGGTTCGTGCCGTTCGCTCCGGTGGATCCGGACGAGCCCGCGCTGGTCGTCGCCGGGCGCGAGTTCAGCGGGGCGGAGCTCGTCGAGCGGGCCCGGGCGGAGGGGACCGGGGACCGGGTGCTGTCCGCCCTGCCGTACGACACGTGGGACGGGCTGTGCGCCGGGCTGTACGGGCCGCTCGCCACGGGAGGGTCCGTGGTGCTGTGCCGCCACCTGGAACACCTGAGCGAGGACGCACTCGCCCAACGGATCGAAACGGAACGGGTCACAGCCACACACCGCTGACCGAATGGCCCGCTCGGGCGGATCCGCCAATCACGGCCTGCCGGACGGGTCCCGCGCCGGGGGCTGTCACTGGGGGGTGCCGGGCGGACCCTGCACCGGCGGCGCGGACGCTGTTGCCGGGACTTGCCGAAACGGCTCCGGGCCGGGCGCGGGCCACAGCGGCATGCCGCGCCGGGGCGGCCCGCTCGGGCGGATCCGCCGACCACGGCCTGCCGGGCAGGTTCCGTGCCGGGGCTGCCACTGGGGCTTGCCGGGCGGCCCCTGCGCCGGCGGCGCGGACGCTGTTGCCAGGTCTTGCCGAAACGGCTCCGGGCCGGGCGCGGACCACAGCGGCATGCCGCGCCGGGGCGGCCCGCTCGGGCGGATCCGCCGACCACGGCCTGCCCGGCAGGTTCCGTGCCGGGGCTGCCACTGGGGCTTGCCGGGCGGCCCCTGCGCCGGCGGCGCGGACGCTGTTGCCAGGTCTTGCCGAAACGGCTCCGGGCCGGGCGCGGGCCACAGCGGCATGCCGCGCCAGGGCGGCCCGCTCCCGGTTGTCGCGCAGACGCGCAGGGAGCAGAGCCACAGCAGCACGTCGTCAGACTCCCGCACCGGAGCCGGGGTTGCTGCGACTCCTCGTGCAGACGCCGCCCATGCCGGGGGGAGGCACTGTGGGCTGTCGCGCAGACTCGCGCCGGGTCTCTTGCCGCTGCGGGCGCTCCCACACCACGCTCGACCACCGTGGCCGCGCCGCGCAGACCTCACGCCGGGAACGGAACCCCACGGCCGCCCGCACGGACCCCCGCCGGATGCGGGCTGCTGCGGTCTGTCGTACAGACCCGCGCCCCGGCCCGAGACCGCTGCGGCCACCCCACGCCAGACACACGACCACTACGGCCCCCCGCACAGACCTCGCGGGAAGCGAAGCGCCACGGCTGCCCAGGTGCGGGTCCGTCGTGGCTGGTCGCGCAGTTCCCCGCGCCCCTGATGTGCCTGCGGCGGCCCCTCTCGGTCCGGTGGGGGCTCGTGCAGCGCTCCCACCGGATGCGGGCCTGCTGCCACGGCTTCTCGCGCGGATCCTTTGCCGCTGCGGGGGTCCGAACAGCGCCCACGCCAGACGCAAAGCCCCTGCGGCCACCCGCACAGAACCCGCAGCCACCACCCCACCCCCTCACCCACACGGCCCAATACCGGGCCCCCCTCCCCACCGGTTCGCGGCATGGTCGGGTGTACGGATTCTTACGCCAGGAGGGGTGGGCCGGCCATGACCGACAGTGCTCGCGCCCTCGGGCCCGGACTCGGGGCGTCGGCCCATGGGGAGGGGCTCATACGGCGGCGCAGGCGGCGTCGGCTGGGCGGTGTCGGGCTCGGGGTCGGGGTGGTCGTCCTCGTCGCGGGCGGCGCCGGATGGGCCG
This genomic window contains:
- a CDS encoding TIGR03089 family protein: MNATDRTPADLLRSALAADPGRPLVTFYDDATGERVELSVATFANWVAKTSNLLQGDLAVAPGDRVTLLLPAHWQTAVWLLACASVGVVADMGGDPAAADVVVSGPDTLEAARACSGERVALALRPLGGRFPQPPQGFVDYAVEVPGQGDRFVPFAPVDPDEPALVVAGREFSGAELVERARAEGTGDRVLSALPYDTWDGLCAGLYGPLATGGSVVLCRHLEHLSEDALAQRIETERVTATHR
- a CDS encoding peptidoglycan recognition protein — encoded protein: MRGLLASAVGVTCAAALALPLTSPALAARPASPASPAAPAAAGPAAVRPAPGAEVLGGTQSLPLAPLASRDRTLAPVAEQGLPRRDVRRFSLVGVIWDDPDTVLHGRVQVRTRAVGADTWSSWQDLETHNDDAADPGTAERTSGRVHGATAPLWVGDSDGVEVRVRAEADRRTEDTARGSRTATMTAPLPTGLRLELVDPGESAPAPARQGSAASAPRNAVAPRSAPTAEPAADLAGMDAAAANADLADLDATEIPALDRQQTEQELFALRAGQLTDRQRAKPYIGPRPRIVTRRGWGADEGLRERKFVYTKKVKAAFVHHTASGNGYRCTQVPSLIRGIYRYHVKSMGWRDIGYNFLVDKCGNIYEGRAGGVAKPVLGAHTLGFNSNSMGIAVLGSYGSKKPPAAVTKAVARIAAWKLGLHGANPKGKTYLKSGGGNLYPKGRKVRLNVISGHRDGFATECPGRQLYRKLGSTRTTAARLQGR
- a CDS encoding NDP-sugar synthase, coding for MTEAILLVGGKGTRLRPLTVHTPKPMVRAAGVPFLTHQLARARAAGVDHIVLATSYLAEVFEPHFGDGSSLGLHLEYVTEEEPLGTGGAIRNVASRLHSAPDDPVLIFNGDILTGLDIRALVRTHETTHADVSLHLTKVTDPRAYGLVPTDGTGRVLAFLEKPQTPEEIVTDQINAGAYVFRRSVIDTIPQGRPVSVERETFPELLSAGAHLQGMVDSTYWLDLGTPAAFVRGSADLVLGRAPSPAVPGRCGDRLILPTARVAPDAKLTGGTVVGEGAYVADGARVFGSTILPGAVIEPGAVITDSLIGTGARVGERSVLTGTVIGDGAVIGADNELRDGMRIWCDARIPAGAVRFSSDQ